In the uncultured Methanobacterium sp. genome, one interval contains:
- a CDS encoding PRC-barrel domain-containing protein: MVEKEERKLIKGEEKVWSEIKGYQVATSNARILGELEELIINDRTGKITDVVIKVDKGRNVTIKGSKQKGDTLLVPFGKVEKVGEFIIISE, from the coding sequence ATGGTTGAGAAAGAAGAAAGGAAACTCATAAAAGGGGAAGAAAAAGTTTGGAGTGAAATCAAGGGCTATCAGGTGGCTACTAGCAACGCCAGGATCCTGGGAGAGCTTGAAGAACTCATTATCAATGACAGAACCGGTAAAATAACTGATGTAGTCATTAAGGTTGACAAAGGAAGAAACGTCACAATTAAGGGTTCTAAACAGAAAGGAGATACTTTACTGGTACCATTTGGTAAAGTGGAAAAAGTGGGTGAATTCATTATTATTTCTGAATAA
- a CDS encoding hydrogenase iron-sulfur subunit: MAEDDVKIVMFCCNWCSYGGADTAGTARMQYPPNVRVIRVMCSGRIEPQFIFKAFREGADGVIVAGCHHGDCHYDAGNYKLDRRMRLIYKLADGLGIGRERIHHDWISASEGEKFAKTVTMMVNRITALGPSPLKAQLDAPEESEVEA; the protein is encoded by the coding sequence ATGGCTGAGGATGATGTTAAGATCGTGATGTTTTGTTGTAACTGGTGCTCCTATGGTGGAGCAGACACTGCAGGAACCGCAAGGATGCAGTATCCCCCAAATGTGCGGGTCATCCGGGTAATGTGCTCGGGAAGAATTGAACCTCAATTTATTTTCAAGGCCTTCAGAGAAGGTGCTGATGGGGTCATTGTGGCCGGCTGTCACCATGGAGACTGCCACTACGACGCAGGAAACTATAAATTAGATCGTAGAATGAGATTAATCTACAAACTAGCAGATGGATTGGGAATCGGAAGAGAAAGGATTCACCATGACTGGATATCTGCATCAGAAGGGGAAAAATTCGCAAAAACAGTTACCATGATGGTAAATCGTATAACTGCTCTGGGCCCATCCCCTCTCAAAGCACAACTAGACGCTCCAGAAGAATCAGAAGTGGAGGCCTAA
- a CDS encoding SufD family Fe-S cluster assembly protein produces MLRDTLNRAEKAKEKKALYGEDIDLEKFIKEEAGEHEKVSRANEVPKKVQETLLKVGVDPNEEERSGTFVQVDQSGVCTTCASESVEIMGMNVALDKYGWLKDYMWKAVAVDSDKYTAQTALREKEQGGSGGYFIRSMPGSKEVFPLQACMFIGDENVMQTAHNVIIAEENSELHIITGCATGEDVTSALHVGVSEFYLKKGAKITFTMVHNWAEQVDVRPRTGVMVGDESTYISNYILTSPVRSIQSYPTAYCTGNNSKVVFQSILGGQKESILDMGSRVILEGEGCSTEMISRSVSKDQSQIYARGHLAGRAKNVKGHLECHGLVLSDDSMIYAIPELEGASTELELSHEAAVGKIDEAEVLYLMSRGLSEEEAASMIVRGFLSIDIAGLPPELAAETKRMMDQSLKGM; encoded by the coding sequence ATGTTGCGAGATACACTAAATCGTGCCGAGAAAGCTAAGGAAAAAAAAGCACTCTACGGCGAAGATATTGACCTGGAAAAGTTCATCAAGGAAGAAGCAGGTGAACATGAAAAAGTTTCCAGAGCAAACGAAGTTCCCAAAAAGGTGCAGGAAACCCTCCTCAAAGTGGGAGTAGATCCCAATGAAGAAGAAAGATCAGGCACTTTTGTCCAGGTAGACCAGAGTGGAGTGTGTACCACTTGCGCCTCTGAGTCTGTGGAAATCATGGGTATGAACGTGGCCCTGGATAAATACGGCTGGTTAAAAGATTACATGTGGAAGGCAGTAGCTGTTGATAGTGATAAATACACCGCTCAAACTGCTTTACGTGAAAAGGAACAGGGAGGTAGTGGAGGATACTTTATAAGATCCATGCCTGGTTCTAAAGAAGTATTTCCTCTCCAAGCATGCATGTTCATCGGTGATGAAAATGTCATGCAAACTGCCCACAACGTTATCATAGCTGAAGAAAACTCTGAACTACACATTATTACTGGATGTGCAACAGGAGAAGATGTTACTTCTGCTTTACACGTGGGAGTTTCCGAATTTTATCTCAAAAAAGGGGCTAAAATCACCTTCACCATGGTGCACAACTGGGCAGAACAGGTGGATGTGCGCCCTCGAACTGGTGTAATGGTAGGAGATGAATCTACTTATATCAGTAATTACATCCTCACCAGCCCAGTCCGGAGCATACAATCATATCCAACTGCATATTGTACTGGTAACAATTCTAAGGTTGTTTTCCAATCTATATTGGGAGGACAGAAGGAATCTATTCTGGACATGGGATCCAGGGTGATCTTAGAAGGAGAAGGTTGCAGTACCGAAATGATCTCTCGATCTGTTTCCAAGGACCAATCACAGATTTATGCTCGAGGACACCTGGCAGGAAGGGCCAAAAATGTTAAAGGTCACCTCGAATGCCATGGGCTGGTTTTATCAGATGATTCAATGATATACGCCATACCAGAACTGGAAGGTGCCTCTACTGAACTGGAACTATCCCACGAAGCAGCAGTAGGTAAAATTGACGAAGCAGAAGTGCTTTATCTCATGTCCCGCGGTTTAAGTGAGGAAGAAGCAGCATCCATGATTGTCAGAGGATTCCTGAGCATTGATATAGCTGGCCTTCCACCAGAACTGGCTGCTGAAACCAAAAGAATGATGGATCAAAGCTTAAAAGGAATGTAA
- the sufC gene encoding Fe-S cluster assembly ATPase SufC codes for MLLEITDLAVEVSGKEILTDVDLNIGNGETHVLLGPNGAGKSTLFMTLLGFPKYKVTRGEIIFKGEDITNLSTTERVRKGFGVSFQNPPSIRGVRLGDLLKIEHGEKDADKELSPEMMDLARKLKFDERFLERDVNLGFSGGEVKRSEILQLLAQQPDFIMFDEPDSGVDIENVELLAEEINTLLDKDKKPGLREKSGLLITHLGYILNFVAADTAHVLMDGKIACSGNPTEIIEDIRKEGFHGCVECCEIH; via the coding sequence CTGCTACTTGAAATAACTGATCTGGCAGTTGAAGTAAGTGGAAAAGAAATTCTCACGGATGTAGACTTAAATATAGGCAACGGAGAAACACATGTCCTACTAGGACCTAATGGAGCCGGTAAAAGTACTCTTTTTATGACTTTATTGGGTTTTCCCAAGTACAAAGTAACTCGGGGAGAGATAATCTTCAAAGGGGAAGATATAACTAACCTTTCAACTACTGAAAGGGTAAGAAAAGGATTTGGAGTTAGTTTCCAGAACCCCCCTTCCATTAGAGGAGTACGACTGGGTGATCTTTTAAAAATCGAACACGGGGAAAAGGATGCAGACAAGGAGCTCAGTCCAGAAATGATGGATCTGGCTCGTAAACTCAAGTTCGATGAACGGTTCCTGGAAAGAGATGTTAACCTTGGTTTTTCCGGAGGAGAAGTTAAACGATCCGAAATACTGCAACTTTTAGCTCAACAACCTGACTTCATTATGTTCGATGAACCTGATTCTGGAGTGGATATCGAAAATGTGGAGCTTCTGGCTGAGGAGATCAATACACTCCTGGATAAAGACAAAAAACCGGGCTTAAGGGAAAAATCAGGACTTTTGATAACTCACCTTGGTTACATCCTTAATTTCGTGGCTGCAGACACAGCCCACGTGCTTATGGATGGTAAAATTGCCTGTTCAGGAAACCCAACTGAGATTATTGAAGATATACGAAAAGAAGGATTTCACGGGTGTGTGGAATGTTGCGAGATACACTAA
- a CDS encoding NTP transferase domain-containing protein, protein MIIALVMAGGRGSRMNSDREKPLMIVNGKPLIEHVLHSLRDSSLVDKIVVATSCHTPETGVHVENLGFEVLKTPGNGYVEDLSFILSQDDFEDEVILTITSDLPLITARIIDMVLQEYLKSSTPAMSVRVPVEIFREHGLKPSLVLQNVVPSGLNILRGNDTEQDEEVLVLDKIELALNINSPEDIICLKKLWGNSRR, encoded by the coding sequence ATGATTATTGCTCTGGTAATGGCAGGTGGCAGGGGAAGTCGGATGAATTCAGACCGGGAAAAACCCCTGATGATTGTTAATGGGAAGCCGCTTATTGAACATGTGCTTCATTCACTACGGGATTCATCTCTGGTGGATAAAATAGTAGTGGCTACCAGTTGCCATACTCCTGAAACAGGGGTTCATGTTGAAAATCTTGGTTTTGAAGTTTTAAAAACTCCAGGGAACGGATATGTGGAAGATCTATCATTTATCCTTTCACAGGATGATTTTGAAGATGAAGTAATTCTCACCATAACTTCGGATCTACCTCTAATCACTGCCAGGATCATTGACATGGTACTGCAGGAGTATCTCAAATCATCTACACCAGCCATGTCAGTGAGGGTGCCGGTGGAAATATTCCGTGAACATGGTCTTAAGCCCAGTTTGGTGCTGCAGAATGTAGTTCCCTCTGGATTAAATATATTAAGGGGGAATGATACAGAACAAGATGAAGAAGTTCTGGTCCTCGATAAAATTGAACTGGCATTAAATATTAATAGCCCCGAGGACATAATATGCCTAAAGAAACTATGGGGAAACTCCAGAAGGTGA
- a CDS encoding F420-nonreducing hydrogenase, whose product MADKVKLGNVWLSVCSGCELSIADIHEAIVDVLGLADFEFMPVLMDTKYDEWTDVDVAIVTGGIRNDENRELALKVREKAKVVIAYGTCAAYGGIFGLGNLHTVDDLTQEAYVNSESTYNDEGIIPSEGVPHLESRVRPLTDVIDVDLVLPGCPPRSDLVAQIIMALLKGEELPEIPQTNLCEVCPREKPPEGMAMDKIIRQFELGEPDPEMCLVPQGLVCMGPATISICGAECPSIGIKCQGCYGPTFNVVDQGAKMISAIGSDFGVEQDKTVDPEEVANELDDIVGTFYTYTLPAALVPAKVKKEGK is encoded by the coding sequence ATGGCAGACAAAGTTAAACTAGGAAATGTTTGGCTCAGTGTATGTTCTGGATGTGAACTGTCCATTGCAGATATACACGAAGCCATAGTGGATGTTCTGGGATTAGCAGATTTCGAATTCATGCCAGTTCTAATGGACACCAAATATGATGAATGGACCGACGTAGATGTGGCCATAGTTACCGGAGGTATTCGAAATGATGAGAACCGGGAACTGGCACTGAAAGTACGGGAAAAAGCAAAGGTAGTTATAGCATACGGAACTTGTGCTGCTTACGGAGGAATCTTTGGGCTGGGAAACCTACACACAGTTGATGATTTAACTCAAGAGGCTTACGTCAACTCAGAAAGTACTTACAACGATGAAGGAATAATACCCAGTGAAGGGGTACCTCATTTAGAAAGTAGAGTTAGACCATTAACCGATGTTATTGATGTTGATTTAGTCTTACCTGGATGCCCACCCCGATCTGATCTGGTAGCACAAATCATCATGGCTCTATTGAAAGGAGAAGAACTACCGGAAATACCACAAACAAACCTTTGTGAAGTCTGTCCAAGGGAAAAACCACCGGAAGGAATGGCCATGGACAAAATCATCCGTCAGTTCGAACTGGGAGAACCAGACCCAGAAATGTGCCTGGTGCCCCAGGGTTTAGTATGCATGGGACCCGCCACAATTTCCATATGTGGTGCAGAATGCCCCAGCATTGGTATCAAATGTCAGGGATGTTATGGACCCACCTTCAATGTAGTGGACCAAGGTGCTAAAATGATCAGTGCCATAGGTTCTGACTTTGGTGTGGAACAAGACAAAACTGTGGACCCTGAAGAAGTAGCCAATGAACTGGATGATATTGTTGGAACTTTCTATACCTACACACTCCCAGCGGCTTTAGTGCCTGCTAAGGTGAAAAAGGAGGGTAAATAA